In Luteimonas viscosa, the genomic window TGCAGCTGGAAGGCAGCGGCGAATTCGACGCGCTGCTGGTGGACGACAAGGCGGTGCTGACCGACCAGGACCGCAAGTACGTCTACGTGCTCGGCGAGGACGACACCGCGCAGCGGCGCGACGTGGTGCTCGGCCGCGTGGTCGACGGGCTGCGCGTGGTGCAGTCCGGGCTGGAGCCGGGCGACCGCGTGATCGTCAACGGCGTGCAGAAGGTGTTCATGCCGGGCATGCCGGTGGCGCCCAAGCAGGTGGCGATGGAAACCCCGCCGCCGACCGGCGCGCCGCAGGTCGCGCAGGCCGCCGGGCCGGCGTCGCCCGAGCGGACGGACTGATCCAGCCGGAGGCCAGGGACGGCCATCCGGGCGCGGCGAAGGATCCGTCGGCTCGCGCACAGCGTTGCGCGGGACCCGCCAGACGGATCGCCGCTGCGCCAGGGATGACGGCACGCGCCGAAGGCCGACCGCCGGATCGCGCTTGCCACCGCCCGCAACATCGTTTCCCCCGGGCCGCCCCCCGGCCCGTCCGGCCGGTGGCCTTCCCCGACTCCTCCCTCGCAAGGGGAAGGTCGCCGGACCGGGTTTTTCTTCTCCCCATGCCGCGCGCCGCGCGTCATGAACGCGGCGCCGCCGCACAGGACACGCCATGGACTTCTCAAAATTCTTCATCGACCGGCCGATCTTCGCCGCGGTGCTGTCGATCGTGATCTTCGCCGCCGGGCTGATCTCGATCCCGCTGCTGCCGATCGGCGAATACCCCGAGGTGGTGCCGCCGTCGGTGGTGGTGCGCACCGTGTACCCGGGCGCCAATCCCAAGGTGATCTCCGAGACGGTGGCCACGCCGCTGGAGGAGGCGATCACCGGCGTCGAGGACATGATGTACGTCAAGTCGGTCGCCGGCTCCGATGGCGTGCTGCAGCTCACCGTCACCTTCAGCCCCGGCACCGATCCCGACGAGGCCACGGTCAAGGTGCAGAACCGCGTCTCGCAGGCGCTTGCGCGCCTGCCAGAGGACGTGCGCCGCCAGGGCGTGACCACGCAGAAGCAGTCGCCGGTATTCCTGATGGTGGTGCACCTGACCTCGGAGGACGGCCGTTACGACTCGCTGTACCTGCGCAACTACATGCGCCTGCACGTGCGCGACGAACTCTCGCGCATCAGCGGCGTGGGCGATGCGCAGCTGTTCGGCGGCGGCGACTACGCGATGCGCCTGTGGCTGGACCCGGACAAGATCGCCTCGCGCGGCCTGACCGCCGGCGACGTGCTGCGCGCGGTGCGCGAGCAGAACGTGCAGGTCTCGGCCGGCCAGCTCGGTGCCGAGCCGATGCCGAACGGCAGCGACTTCCTGCTGCCGATCAATGCGCGCGGCCGACTGCAGAGCGTCGAGGAATTCGGCGACATCGTGCTCGAGGCCGGCGCCGGTGGCGAGATCGTGCGCCTGCGCGACGTCGCCCGGATCGAACTGGCCGCCGGCGACTACACCCTGCGCGCGCGCCTGGACGGCAAGAACGCGGCCGCGATCGGCATCTTCCAGGCGCCCGGCGCGAACGCGCTGCAGATCCGCGACGCGGTGGTGGCGAAGATGGACGAGTTGCGGCCATCTCTGCCGCCCGGGGTGGAGATCCAGTCGATCTACGACACCACCATCTTCGTGCGCGATTCGATCAAGTCGGTCATCGTCACCCTGCTCGAAGCGGTCCTGCTGGTGGTGCTGGTGGTGATCCTGTTCCTGCAGACCTGGCGCGCTTCCATCATCCCGCTGCTGGCGGTGCCGGTCTCGATCGTGGGTACCTTCGCGGTGCTCAACCTGCTCGGCTTCTCGATCAATACCCTGACCCTGTTCGGCCTGGTGCTGGCGATCGGCATCGTGGTGGACGATGCGATCGTGGTGGTGGAGAACGTCGAGCGCCATATCGAGGAAGGCGCGCAACCGCTCGAGGCCGCGCACCTGGCGATGCGCGAGGTGTCGGGGCCGATCGTCGCCATCACCCTGGTGCTGTGCGCGGTGTTCGTGCCGATGGCGTTCCTCGACGGCGTGACCGGCCAGTTCTACAAGCAGTTCGCGGTCACGATCGCGGTCGCCACGGCGATCTCCGGCCTGAACTCGCTGACCCTGTCGCCTGCGCTGGCGGCCAAGCTGCTCAAGCCGCACGGCGCGCCGCCCGATGCGCTCGGCCGCCTGATCGAGCGCCTGTTCGGCTGGGTGTTCCGCCCGTTCAACCGCTTCTTCAAGCGCAACTCGGAGCGCTACGAGGGCGCGGTGTCGCGCACGCTGGGCCGTCGCGGGGCGGTGTTCGTGGTCTACCTGGTGCTGCTGGCGGGCGCGGGCCTGATGTTCAAGGCGGTGCCGGCGGGCTTCATCCCGGTGCAGGACAAGCTGTACCTGATCGCCGGCGTGAAGATGCCCGAGGGCGCGTCGATCGAGCGCACCGACGCGGTGCTCAAGCAGATGGCCGCGATCGCCAAGGACGTCGACGGCGTCGCCAGCGAGGTCGCGTTCCCGGGCCTGAACCCGCTGCAGTTCACCAACACGCCCAACAACGGCGTGGTGTTCTTCACCCTCGATCCATTCTCGGAGCGCTCGCGCACCGCGGAGGAGATCACCGCCGAGCTCAACCAGAAGTTCGCCTCGATCCAGGAGGGCTTCACCTTCGCCTTCATGCCGCCGCCGATCCAGGGCCTGGGCAACGGCTCCGGCTGGTCGCTGTTCGTCGAGGACCGCACCCGGCTGGGCTACGGCGCGCTGCAGGACGCGGTGCAGGCGTTCCAGGGCGCGGCCTCGCAGACGCCGGGGATGGGCTTTCCGATCACCAGCTACCAGGCCAACGTGCCGCAGCTCGATGCCGAGGTCGACCGGGTCAAGGCCAAGGCCCAGGGCGTGCCGCTGACCGAACTGTTCGAGACCCTGCAGGTGTACCTGGGTTCTGCCTACGTCAACGACTTCAACATGTTCGGCCGCACCTGGCAGGTGATCGCGCAGGCCGACGGCGGCTTCCGCGACGAAGTCACCGACATCGCCAGCCTGCGCACCCGCAACGAAGCCGGCGCCATGGTGCCGATCGGGTCGATGGTCGACGTGCGCCAGACCTACGGTCCCGATCCGGTGATCCGCTTCAACGGCTATCCGGCCGCCGACCTGCTGGGCGAGGCCGACCCGCGCGTGCTGTCCTCGGGCGAGGCGATGGCGAAAGTCACCGAGCTCGCGCAGCAGGTGCTGCCGACCGGCATGGGCATCGACTGGAGCGACCTGAGCTACCAGCAGGCCACCCAGGGCGACGCCGCGCTGGTGATCTTCCCGCTCGCGGTGCTGCTCGCCTTCCTGGTGCTGGCGGCGCTGTACGAGAGCTGGACCCTGCCGCTGGCGGTGATCCTGATCGTGCCGATGACGATGCTCGCCGCGCTGTTCGGCGTGTGGCTGAGCGGCGGCGACAACAACGTGTTCGTGCAGGTCGGCCTGGTGGTGCTGATGGGGCTGGCGTGCAAGAACGCGATCCTGATCGTGGAGTTCGCGCGCGAGCTGGAGCTGCAGGGCAAGGGCATCGTGGAAGCGGCGCTGGAAGCCTGCC contains:
- a CDS encoding efflux RND transporter permease subunit, which translates into the protein MDFSKFFIDRPIFAAVLSIVIFAAGLISIPLLPIGEYPEVVPPSVVVRTVYPGANPKVISETVATPLEEAITGVEDMMYVKSVAGSDGVLQLTVTFSPGTDPDEATVKVQNRVSQALARLPEDVRRQGVTTQKQSPVFLMVVHLTSEDGRYDSLYLRNYMRLHVRDELSRISGVGDAQLFGGGDYAMRLWLDPDKIASRGLTAGDVLRAVREQNVQVSAGQLGAEPMPNGSDFLLPINARGRLQSVEEFGDIVLEAGAGGEIVRLRDVARIELAAGDYTLRARLDGKNAAAIGIFQAPGANALQIRDAVVAKMDELRPSLPPGVEIQSIYDTTIFVRDSIKSVIVTLLEAVLLVVLVVILFLQTWRASIIPLLAVPVSIVGTFAVLNLLGFSINTLTLFGLVLAIGIVVDDAIVVVENVERHIEEGAQPLEAAHLAMREVSGPIVAITLVLCAVFVPMAFLDGVTGQFYKQFAVTIAVATAISGLNSLTLSPALAAKLLKPHGAPPDALGRLIERLFGWVFRPFNRFFKRNSERYEGAVSRTLGRRGAVFVVYLVLLAGAGLMFKAVPAGFIPVQDKLYLIAGVKMPEGASIERTDAVLKQMAAIAKDVDGVASEVAFPGLNPLQFTNTPNNGVVFFTLDPFSERSRTAEEITAELNQKFASIQEGFTFAFMPPPIQGLGNGSGWSLFVEDRTRLGYGALQDAVQAFQGAASQTPGMGFPITSYQANVPQLDAEVDRVKAKAQGVPLTELFETLQVYLGSAYVNDFNMFGRTWQVIAQADGGFRDEVTDIASLRTRNEAGAMVPIGSMVDVRQTYGPDPVIRFNGYPAADLLGEADPRVLSSGEAMAKVTELAQQVLPTGMGIDWSDLSYQQATQGDAALVIFPLAVLLAFLVLAALYESWTLPLAVILIVPMTMLAALFGVWLSGGDNNVFVQVGLVVLMGLACKNAILIVEFARELELQGKGIVEAALEACRLRLRPIVMTSVAFIAGTVPLVLSSGAGAEVRSVTGITVFAGMLGVTAFGLFLTPVFYVALRKLANRPLVSHAPAHASTAARLDA